GCTGGAGAGCGAGGCGCTCAAGAACATTGCGAACAACGGGCGCGCCCTCTTCAACTTCGTGACGCTCGTCCCGGGTGCGGTCCAGCAGGGCATGGGCGGCAATGAGATCGGTGCCGCCGACGGGTTCACGGTCAACGCGCGCGGCCGAACTCGAACAACGTCACGATTGACGGCATCGCCAACATCGACACCGGCAACAACGGCGGCAACATGGCGACCACCAACATCGACGCCGTCGAGGAGTTCAAGGTCCTCACCAACGCCTATCAGGCCGAGTACGGCCGCGCGATCGGCGGCCAGATCCAGGTGGTCACCAAGAGCGGCACGCAGCAGTTCCACGGCTCCGGCTACTGGTATGGCCGGCGGTCTGACTGGAACGCGAACACCTGGACGAACAAGCGCGTAACGCCGGAGATCGAGAAGCCCGAGACCTCGCGCAACGACGGCGGCTACACGATCGGCGGCCCTGTCTTCATCCCGGGCGCCTTCAACACGGACAAGCGGCAGCTGTTCTTCTTCTTCAGCCAGGAGCACCAGCGCCGGACGGATCCGGTGGATGATCGGCAGGCGCGCGTGCCGACGGCGCTCGAGCGCCAGGGCGACTTCTCCCAGAGCGTCGACGCCAGCGGCAACCCGTTCCCCTACATCCGCGATTCCACGACGGGGCTCCCGTGCAGCCCGTCGGACACGAGCGGCTGTTTTCGCGATGGAGGCGTGCTGGGGCGGATTCCAGCGGACCGTGTCTGGGACCCGGGCCTGGCGATCCTCGACATCTACCCGGAGTCCAACTTCTCGGGCGGCAACGGCCTCAACTACACGAGCCAGGTCCCCAACGAGGCACCGCGGCGCGAGGACCTGCTCCGCATGGACTTCCAGCCCACCGCCAACTGGCGCTTCACCGGGCGCTACATGAACACGAAGGAGGAGATCCTGCAGGCCTACGGCACCACGTGGGCCGGCAACGGCAGCGTGATCGTTCGAGCGCGGCTGGGAGGCTCATGCGTCGGCACGCTTCGAGGAAGGCTGCCGCATCCTCTTGCCACCCGGCCTTGTCGAAGTCGACCGCCAGGAGGAAGCAGGTCTCGTCCCGGAGCAGCGGATAGACGCCCGCGACAAAGCTTTGCCCCGTGTCGTCGTAGCCGGACAGGTGCGAACGGATGACCTCGTCGGTTACAGGAAGGAATCGCTGGTGGGGACACTCGGCGCACTTGATGCGCGGCTTCTCGCAGATGCCCCGAACCCATTCGTTCGCGCAAGCTGGCGCATACCCGGACCTGCCCGTCCTTCGGCTCTCGAATCTGCGCGGGTACACATCGTCGCGTCCGCGGAAGAGTGATCGGAAGAGGGCGATCTTCGTCTGGGAGGACGACGTTCGATCAACGGGGCCAGCGCTCCAATCCATCGCTATTGGCTCGGTGAGTCAGCGGGAAGAATAGTCCGATCTTCCCACTCTAACCCGGCGACCGGCGGAGCCCACTGGCAGTGGAGGTAACCGGCGCTGCGCCACCACCTCGTGCCAGACCTGCGAGCAGCATATCGTAGGCAACATCTAGCGATATCCCGTGACGTCGGCCGGCTTGCCCGGATCCTGGACGTCGACCATGTATCGCCAGGCGTCAGGCTGACTGCCGTCGCGGTCGGTGAAGCCGTAGACCTTCGCGAGCTGTCCGCTGGAGAGCGATTTGCCGTTCCAGCGTGCGACATCCGGGTCCTGCGCGAGCGCCGCGACCGCGCGGCCGACGAAGGCCGGACTCTCCGAGATGGCGAAATGCGGCTGGAACTTGGTGGCGTCGCGCCAGTTCGCCTCCGTGACGCCGAACGCGTCCAGCATCGCCTCGGACCGCAGCCACCCTGGCGTGAGCGAGACCGCCGTCGCGCCGCGCGGCTTGAGCTCGTGGCCGAGCGCAAACGCCATCCGGAGGACCGCTGCCTTCGGCAGGTCGTAGAAGAACGAGTTCCGATACGTCCGCTCGTTGTACTCCGCCGTTCCGTCGTTGACCTCGACCACCAGCCCGCCCGGGTGTGTGATGAGCAGAGGGAGTGCAAAGTGGCTGGTGATTGCATGCGTCTCGACGGCCAATCGCAGCGAGCGCAATCCATGCTCCAGGTCCGCTTCCCAGATCGGCGTGCTCCACTCGATCTTCGTGGTGCCGAAGATGTCGTTCACGAGGATGTGCAGCGCGCCCTGCTCGCGCCTGATGCGATCCACCAGCGTTCGCACCTCGTCTGGCACGAGGTGATCAACGCGGACGGCGATGCCACGGCCACCGGCTTCGTCAACGAGCGCGGCCGTC
The Luteitalea sp. genome window above contains:
- a CDS encoding SDR family NAD(P)-dependent oxidoreductase produces the protein MTLRGKVALVAGATRGAGRGIAVELGAAGATVYCTGRTTRTTRSEMNRPETIEETAALVDEAGGRGIAVRVDHLVPDEVRTLVDRIRREQGALHILVNDIFGTTKIEWSTPIWEADLEHGLRSLRLAVETHAITSHFALPLLITHPGGLVVEVNDGTAEYNERTYRNSFFYDLPKAAVLRMAFALGHELKPRGATAVSLTPGWLRSEAMLDAFGVTEANWRDATKFQPHFAISESPAFVGRAVAALAQDPDVARWNGKSLSSGQLAKVYGFTDRDGSQPDAWRYMVDVQDPGKPADVTGYR